The Sorangiineae bacterium MSr11367 genome window below encodes:
- a CDS encoding sigma 54-interacting transcriptional regulator, whose protein sequence is MSASSETAALRSTGSSVRVRAAWLEVVAGPDAGRRARVDRPVFVVGKGEGCDLRLRDTTVSREHLRLGLSPVGIVVTDGGSKNGTLCGALRIAQVTLTADATLVLGATTLAVRLDTGETELELSDKDRFGEAFGVSPAMRNVFALLERAAPSEAPVLLEGESGVGKEVLVRAVHAHSRRSDGPFIAIDCGAIPASLIESELFGHERGAFTGAERPREGVFQQAHGGTLFLDEIGELSLDLQPKLLRALETGEVRPVGGRARAVDVRVVAATNRRLGEAVHRGEFRIDLFYRLAVLRVVVPPLRDRREDIVPLALSFLRRTTRDDGAELPPDFAALLSSYAWPGNVRELRNVIDRYALFGAANPQRLFDPEPARASTPDAELFDVPFHEAKQTLVDRFERAYLTHALKTTGGVVTKAVERTGIARPTMYRMLNRLGLGKSSEEEG, encoded by the coding sequence ATGAGCGCCTCCTCCGAAACCGCAGCACTCCGTTCGACGGGATCCTCCGTGCGCGTGCGGGCCGCATGGCTCGAGGTGGTGGCCGGCCCCGACGCCGGAAGGCGCGCCCGCGTCGACCGCCCCGTGTTCGTCGTGGGCAAGGGCGAAGGCTGCGACCTTCGCTTGCGCGACACCACTGTGTCGCGCGAGCACCTGCGCCTGGGGCTCTCCCCCGTTGGCATCGTGGTCACCGACGGCGGCAGCAAGAACGGAACCTTGTGCGGCGCCCTTCGCATCGCGCAGGTCACCCTGACCGCCGATGCCACCTTGGTCCTCGGGGCGACCACCCTTGCCGTGCGGCTCGACACCGGCGAGACCGAGCTCGAACTCAGCGACAAGGACCGATTCGGCGAAGCCTTCGGCGTCTCACCGGCCATGCGCAACGTCTTTGCGCTGCTCGAGCGGGCTGCGCCTTCCGAGGCGCCCGTCCTCCTCGAGGGCGAGAGCGGCGTCGGCAAAGAGGTGCTCGTGCGCGCGGTCCATGCGCACTCGCGCCGGAGCGATGGCCCCTTCATCGCCATCGACTGCGGCGCCATCCCGGCCTCGCTCATCGAGAGCGAGCTCTTTGGCCACGAGCGCGGTGCGTTCACCGGCGCCGAACGCCCGCGTGAGGGCGTCTTTCAGCAGGCCCACGGAGGAACGCTCTTTCTCGACGAGATCGGCGAGCTCTCCCTCGATCTGCAGCCCAAATTGCTTCGCGCCCTGGAGACGGGCGAGGTGCGCCCCGTCGGCGGGCGAGCGCGCGCCGTCGACGTGCGCGTCGTCGCAGCCACCAACCGGCGCCTGGGCGAGGCGGTGCACCGAGGCGAGTTCCGCATCGATCTGTTCTACCGCCTGGCCGTTCTGCGCGTCGTCGTCCCGCCGCTTCGCGATCGCCGCGAGGACATCGTCCCCCTCGCCCTTTCCTTTTTGCGCCGCACCACCCGCGACGACGGCGCCGAGCTGCCGCCGGACTTCGCCGCGCTGCTCTCGTCGTATGCCTGGCCCGGCAACGTGCGCGAACTGCGCAACGTCATCGATCGCTACGCGCTCTTCGGCGCCGCCAACCCGCAACGCCTCTTCGACCCGGAGCCCGCACGGGCGAGCACGCCCGACGCGGAGCTCTTCGACGTGCCCTTCCACGAGGCGAAGCAGACGCTGGTCGACCGCTTCGAACGCGCGTACCTCACGCATGCCCTCAAGACGACCGGCGGCGTGGTCACCAAGGCCGTCGAGCGCACCGGCATTGCGCGCCCGACCATGTACCGCATGCTGAATCGCCTCGGCCTGGGGAAATCTTCCGAGGAGGAAGGCTAA
- a CDS encoding serine/threonine protein kinase, translating into MEERTETFQGPNGPRNDDGEGARPHAPEAGRTLGPYELVSFLGAGGMAEVWVAVRRGGFGFRQVFAIKMIRPEYAKDPAFRAMFLNEARLASHVRHTNVLPVLDLGEEGETVYQAMPLVEGESVAALVKRLARTQLPPQLPLGAALRICIDVARGLHAAHEARDEAGQRLELVHRDVSPHNILVGVDGVAKVADFGIAKAFGLAHTGNGEADAIIGKRAYRAPERGVLDRRADIFSLGVVLWELLTGERLFQGTEATSFLAKAPHVPDVRTHRPDISAAIAETAARALAADVAARYPSAEDFADAMERAARADEIDLSSKIVGSLVTPAADADETHAPTTSSLPRPSSRRTWPALALGGVLVVAASLLALAPRPPAHAPVVASSPPTVAPVVSVAAEIATADAAPPPPSSKPTPAAAPRRKRAPAPKFDSNPYAH; encoded by the coding sequence GTGGAGGAGCGCACCGAGACCTTTCAGGGGCCAAACGGTCCCCGGAACGACGATGGCGAAGGTGCGCGGCCCCATGCACCGGAGGCCGGGCGCACGTTGGGGCCCTACGAGCTCGTGTCCTTCCTCGGTGCAGGCGGCATGGCCGAAGTTTGGGTCGCCGTGCGGCGCGGCGGCTTCGGCTTTCGTCAGGTATTCGCCATCAAGATGATCCGCCCGGAGTACGCGAAAGATCCGGCGTTTCGGGCCATGTTCCTCAACGAAGCGCGGCTCGCCTCGCACGTGCGGCATACCAACGTGCTGCCGGTGTTGGACCTCGGCGAGGAGGGCGAAACGGTTTACCAGGCGATGCCGCTCGTCGAAGGCGAGTCGGTGGCGGCGCTGGTGAAGCGGCTCGCGCGAACGCAGCTGCCGCCCCAACTGCCGCTGGGTGCCGCCCTGCGCATCTGCATCGACGTGGCACGCGGGCTTCATGCAGCGCACGAGGCCCGGGACGAAGCAGGGCAACGACTCGAGCTGGTGCACCGTGACGTGTCGCCGCACAACATCCTCGTCGGCGTCGATGGCGTGGCCAAGGTGGCGGACTTCGGCATCGCGAAAGCCTTCGGCCTCGCGCATACGGGCAACGGCGAGGCGGACGCCATCATCGGCAAACGCGCCTACCGCGCGCCGGAGCGAGGGGTTCTCGATCGGCGCGCCGACATTTTTTCCCTCGGGGTGGTGCTCTGGGAGTTGCTCACCGGCGAGCGGCTCTTTCAGGGCACCGAGGCGACGTCGTTCTTGGCGAAGGCGCCGCACGTGCCCGACGTGCGTACACACCGTCCGGACATTTCCGCGGCGATCGCGGAGACCGCGGCCCGGGCGCTCGCGGCGGATGTGGCCGCGCGCTACCCTTCCGCGGAGGACTTCGCCGACGCGATGGAACGCGCCGCGCGCGCGGACGAGATCGATCTCTCGTCGAAGATCGTCGGCAGCCTGGTCACGCCGGCCGCAGATGCCGACGAGACACACGCACCGACGACGTCGAGCCTACCCCGACCATCGTCGCGCCGTACCTGGCCGGCACTCGCGCTCGGCGGTGTGCTGGTCGTGGCGGCGTCGCTGTTGGCGCTGGCGCCCCGGCCGCCGGCACACGCCCCCGTCGTGGCCTCATCGCCGCCCACCGTGGCACCGGTGGTGTCGGTCGCCGCCGAAATCGCGACCGCGGATGCCGCGCCCCCGCCTCCTTCCTCGAAGCCGACCCCCGCGGCGGCGCCGCGGCGAAAACGTGCCCCCGCGCCGAAGTTCGACAGCAACCCCTATGCGCACTAA
- a CDS encoding RNA-binding protein, with the protein MGNRLYVGNLSFHSTEQSVRDVFAETGTVTDVHIVTDRETGRSRGFAFVTMSSPQEAQNAIGTMNGALLDGRPLRVNEAEERAPRGGGGGGGGGGGGRSFDGPRRGGGGGGGGGDRRNRW; encoded by the coding sequence ATGGGCAATCGACTTTACGTGGGCAACCTTTCCTTCCACTCCACGGAGCAATCGGTGCGTGATGTGTTCGCCGAAACCGGCACGGTCACCGACGTGCACATCGTGACCGACCGCGAAACGGGTCGTTCCCGCGGTTTCGCCTTCGTCACCATGAGCTCACCCCAGGAAGCACAGAATGCCATCGGCACCATGAACGGCGCCCTGCTCGACGGCCGCCCCCTCCGCGTGAATGAAGCGGAAGAGCGCGCGCCCCGCGGCGGCGGAGGCGGTGGTGGTGGCGGTGGCGGCGGTCGTAGCTTCGACGGCCCGCGCCGCGGCGGCGGTGGCGGAGGCGGCGGCGGAGATCGCCGGAACCGCTGGTGA
- a CDS encoding thiamine pyrophosphate-binding protein — protein MELADALVEGLLALDVRHVFGVSGANIEHLHDAIHRLGDGRLVSILAKREDGAACMADYFARVNRRLGVCCATSGGGMMNLVAGVAEAYQSSVPLLAIVGQPPKRLEGRGAFQDSSGIGRTVDAVRMFSALSKFTRRVDDPMRFWEDFEDAVVAALEGRPGPSVLLFPRSIYVAQVQDRVAEFVASVNARVHPREARLDDLRDALELVRQAQSPVMIVGQGAQRTRNRQALFEFAHAIDMPVATTMGARGEFPNHHPNYLGVVGMAGHPSVHDFIRDRCDLLVLAGASLDVMTRGPFLPENEGNRPHSPPRATLRSPRDELSSLVGKQMLAISADLGELRRSLSEPLTCAIEADLGATFERLHQLLNMAPFRVPGLGCYVQESFVSVPAPAPISEPPPASGVHNNPLLQSVALECLSQHLPEKGAILYDAGNCAAAALHMLSVPPGVTSVIALGMGAMGYGIAGAIGAQLGSPPGSRTMVFAGDGAFLTLGQEIHTAVDLGLPILFVIFNNAMHGMCVTRQNRYFESRYEAVSYSRVDIAEVSRGFGSDERLWVGKAHTLVELEALMTEFMQDPMRTGVLELVLTVEEIPPFIPCMPANSETRPTRESFERLKPIAADASTEAPAIPDEETAAELSQCG, from the coding sequence GTGGAATTGGCCGACGCGCTCGTCGAAGGGCTACTTGCGCTCGATGTCCGGCACGTCTTCGGGGTGAGCGGGGCAAACATCGAGCATTTGCACGATGCTATCCATCGCCTGGGAGATGGCCGGCTCGTATCGATTCTCGCCAAACGCGAAGATGGTGCGGCGTGCATGGCCGACTATTTCGCCCGCGTAAATCGCAGACTTGGCGTCTGCTGCGCGACCTCGGGGGGCGGGATGATGAACCTGGTGGCGGGGGTCGCGGAGGCGTATCAATCCTCCGTCCCACTGTTGGCCATCGTGGGGCAGCCACCAAAGCGGCTCGAGGGACGCGGTGCCTTCCAGGATTCCTCCGGCATTGGACGCACCGTCGATGCCGTCCGGATGTTCTCGGCGCTCAGCAAGTTTACGCGGCGGGTCGACGATCCGATGCGGTTCTGGGAGGACTTCGAGGACGCGGTCGTGGCGGCCCTCGAAGGGCGTCCGGGCCCGTCCGTGTTGCTCTTTCCGCGCTCGATTTACGTCGCCCAGGTCCAGGACCGCGTGGCGGAGTTCGTGGCGTCGGTGAACGCCCGCGTTCATCCGCGGGAAGCGCGGCTCGATGACCTGCGCGATGCCCTCGAGCTCGTACGGCAGGCGCAGTCGCCCGTGATGATCGTCGGGCAAGGGGCGCAGCGGACGCGGAATCGGCAGGCGCTGTTCGAGTTTGCGCACGCGATCGACATGCCCGTCGCGACCACCATGGGCGCGCGGGGCGAGTTCCCGAACCACCACCCCAACTACCTCGGGGTGGTCGGCATGGCCGGACATCCGTCGGTCCATGACTTCATTCGAGACCGGTGCGACCTTCTCGTGTTGGCCGGGGCCTCGCTCGACGTCATGACGCGCGGGCCGTTCCTGCCGGAGAATGAAGGGAACCGTCCGCACAGTCCTCCGCGAGCCACCCTGCGGTCACCGCGGGATGAACTGTCGTCGTTGGTCGGCAAGCAGATGCTCGCGATTTCGGCGGACCTGGGCGAGCTGCGGCGGTCGCTTTCCGAGCCGCTCACGTGCGCCATCGAGGCCGACCTCGGGGCGACGTTCGAGCGGCTGCACCAGCTCCTGAACATGGCGCCCTTCCGGGTGCCGGGGCTCGGTTGCTACGTGCAGGAGTCCTTCGTCTCCGTGCCGGCGCCGGCGCCCATCTCCGAGCCGCCTCCGGCTTCCGGTGTGCACAACAACCCGCTGCTTCAGAGCGTGGCGCTCGAGTGCCTCTCGCAGCACCTGCCCGAGAAGGGCGCCATCCTCTACGACGCCGGCAATTGCGCGGCGGCGGCGTTGCACATGTTGTCGGTACCCCCGGGCGTGACGTCGGTCATCGCGCTCGGGATGGGGGCCATGGGGTACGGCATCGCAGGTGCCATCGGCGCGCAGCTTGGGTCGCCGCCGGGGAGCCGCACCATGGTCTTCGCGGGCGATGGGGCCTTCCTCACCTTGGGGCAGGAGATCCACACGGCGGTCGACCTCGGGCTGCCGATCCTGTTCGTCATCTTCAACAACGCGATGCACGGCATGTGCGTGACCCGGCAGAATCGGTACTTCGAGTCCCGCTACGAGGCGGTGTCGTACTCGCGCGTGGACATCGCGGAAGTGTCGCGGGGCTTCGGCTCCGACGAGCGGCTTTGGGTCGGCAAGGCGCACACCTTGGTCGAGCTCGAGGCGCTCATGACGGAGTTCATGCAGGATCCCATGCGGACCGGCGTCCTCGAGCTCGTGCTCACGGTGGAGGAGATCCCGCCGTTCATCCCGTGCATGCCCGCCAACTCGGAGACGCGGCCCACGCGCGAAAGCTTCGAGCGGCTCAAGCCCATCGCGGCCGATGCGTCGACCGAAGCCCCGGCGATCCCGGACGAAGAGACGGCGGCCGAACTAAGTCAGTGCGGGTAA
- a CDS encoding VOC family protein encodes MTAHIDHVTAVVGDTEAATHALACVTGAGPCAEVNSARMSVRTFLAGPVAIELTTSTSQGPVRDFYDAHGPIFHHVAFRVDDLDERMTALAARGLPTLGAPIDTAPGVREVFLDPKHTGGLMIQLVERRSEGHQPLDPEAIERLAGSTASST; translated from the coding sequence ATGACGGCGCATATCGATCATGTGACCGCAGTCGTTGGGGATACGGAGGCGGCTACTCACGCGCTCGCTTGCGTGACAGGCGCGGGGCCTTGCGCCGAGGTCAATTCGGCTCGCATGTCCGTTCGAACGTTTCTGGCTGGTCCGGTGGCCATCGAACTGACGACGTCGACCTCGCAAGGGCCCGTGCGCGACTTCTACGATGCACACGGACCGATCTTTCATCACGTCGCGTTTCGCGTGGATGATTTGGACGAGCGTATGACGGCACTGGCCGCCCGAGGTCTTCCGACACTCGGCGCTCCGATCGATACGGCTCCTGGGGTCCGCGAGGTTTTTCTCGATCCGAAGCATACGGGTGGGCTCATGATCCAGCTTGTCGAGCGCCGCAGCGAGGGGCACCAGCCGCTCGATCCTGAGGCGATCGAACGGCTTGCAGGGAGCACGGCGAGCAGCACCTGA